The Silvanigrella paludirubra genome includes a window with the following:
- a CDS encoding Mur ligase family protein: protein MNYKDKKHIAIIHPSGKNRIDDKRKLERIQNIKNLGFDVTEILPNQVSYDGVTAAPIMERAAQLGYALTMRRFNILIAARGGMGCTEIIPFLENILPPVIPEKTLIGFSDISFIGVYLSLRYPNFRYIHGQNAFSPNFFNGPMIDQKCLIELLNDIENEYTFPVKIYNNINKFSKANMAGVCVPLNLSLAESLASLKYIEFPKNNILFIEECNEHLYRIIRKLDALINSELIKNTKAIVLGNFSDCLDSNEKPLNREFLIQIISKKLNLPVIDFPLFGHDEFRFPLVMKGKIKINFNDNPKITIYNKIDKTNLVATKFSPDLFCKKLDENHTQLKIHMTGIGGTGMAQVSGLFQEAGYTVTGSDTPIYPPMDKVIADLGIKPDVGFKAENIENNNPDAIILANVVSRLSASLKKNDELEEILSRTIPMFSFPSALRKYFLSKSRNIIISGTHGKTTTSSLVTHLLTKLGKKPSFLIGGRPANFEAGFALKSKNLFVLEGDEYDSAFFDKGPKFLHYEPKICLINNIEFDHADIYPNVEAIENEFLKLAKLTKERNGIVIANFDDKRAYQVAKNSGAHVIGFSAFKQSKSSFCWQLVSYKTLKNGIEIQCKQPNGKLLKFKTGMFGNHNALNAVASIAILHASNILDEIKDTEFIDLPIYKENKVFLSKLSKSMESFKGVKRRFELLKEKNNISVFDDFAHHPTAIVTTLEAFRSYMKSVGKKGKLIACFDPRNATMRRRVLQDQLSKSFFHADKVLLGKVPQDMRMEKNEILDGPSVAKACGENASYFDDNEKLLETLKQQVSPGDTIVFMSSGSFDGIPYRFANGL, encoded by the coding sequence ATGAATTATAAAGATAAAAAGCATATTGCAATTATACATCCTTCAGGTAAAAATAGAATAGACGATAAAAGAAAATTAGAACGAATTCAAAATATAAAAAATTTAGGTTTTGATGTTACTGAAATTTTACCAAATCAAGTTTCATATGATGGTGTAACAGCGGCTCCTATTATGGAAAGAGCGGCACAACTTGGCTATGCTCTAACTATGAGAAGGTTTAATATATTAATTGCTGCTCGAGGTGGGATGGGTTGTACTGAAATTATTCCATTTTTAGAAAATATACTTCCTCCTGTTATACCAGAAAAAACATTGATTGGTTTTTCAGATATTTCTTTTATTGGTGTTTATTTATCATTGAGGTATCCAAATTTTCGTTATATTCATGGACAAAATGCATTTTCACCAAATTTTTTTAATGGACCTATGATAGATCAAAAATGTTTAATTGAATTGCTAAATGATATTGAAAATGAATATACATTTCCTGTTAAAATTTATAATAATATAAATAAGTTTTCCAAAGCAAATATGGCTGGTGTATGTGTTCCTTTAAATTTAAGTTTAGCTGAAAGTCTAGCTTCACTTAAATATATTGAATTTCCTAAAAATAATATTTTATTTATTGAAGAATGCAATGAACATTTATATAGAATTATAAGAAAATTAGATGCACTTATAAATTCTGAATTAATAAAAAATACTAAAGCAATTGTGTTGGGAAATTTTTCAGATTGTTTGGACTCTAATGAAAAGCCATTGAATAGAGAATTTTTAATTCAAATTATTTCTAAAAAATTAAATTTACCTGTTATTGATTTTCCATTATTTGGACATGATGAATTTAGATTCCCTCTTGTTATGAAAGGAAAAATTAAAATTAATTTTAATGATAATCCTAAAATAACAATTTATAATAAAATAGATAAAACAAATTTAGTTGCAACTAAATTTTCACCAGATCTTTTTTGTAAAAAATTAGATGAAAATCATACTCAGTTAAAAATTCACATGACAGGAATAGGTGGAACGGGTATGGCACAAGTTTCTGGTCTATTTCAAGAAGCTGGTTATACTGTAACAGGAAGTGATACACCAATTTATCCTCCCATGGATAAAGTGATTGCCGATCTTGGTATTAAACCTGATGTTGGTTTCAAAGCCGAAAATATAGAAAATAATAATCCCGATGCCATTATTTTAGCGAATGTTGTAAGTCGATTAAGTGCAAGTTTAAAGAAAAATGATGAATTAGAAGAAATTCTTTCTCGAACAATACCTATGTTTAGTTTTCCTTCTGCTCTTAGGAAATATTTTTTATCTAAAAGTAGAAATATTATTATTAGTGGAACACATGGGAAAACCACTACAAGCAGCTTAGTTACTCATCTTTTAACTAAATTAGGAAAAAAACCTTCATTTTTGATAGGAGGAAGGCCTGCAAATTTTGAAGCTGGCTTTGCTTTAAAATCAAAAAATCTTTTTGTTTTAGAAGGAGATGAATATGATTCCGCCTTTTTTGATAAAGGGCCTAAATTTTTACATTATGAACCTAAAATATGTTTAATTAATAATATTGAATTTGATCATGCTGATATTTACCCTAATGTAGAAGCAATTGAAAATGAATTTTTAAAACTGGCTAAATTAACAAAAGAAAGAAATGGAATCGTTATTGCAAATTTTGATGATAAAAGAGCTTATCAAGTGGCTAAAAACTCTGGCGCCCATGTCATAGGTTTTAGTGCATTTAAGCAATCTAAAAGCTCATTTTGTTGGCAATTAGTTTCCTATAAAACTTTAAAAAATGGGATTGAAATTCAATGCAAGCAACCTAATGGGAAGTTATTAAAATTTAAAACAGGAATGTTTGGAAATCACAATGCCTTAAATGCTGTGGCATCAATTGCAATACTGCATGCGTCAAATATTTTAGATGAAATAAAAGATACAGAATTCATAGATTTACCAATTTATAAAGAAAATAAAGTTTTTTTAAGTAAACTAAGTAAATCTATGGAAAGCTTTAAAGGCGTTAAAAGAAGATTTGAGCTACTAAAAGAAAAAAATAATATCTCTGTTTTTGACGATTTTGCACACCATCCAACAGCAATAGTAACAACATTAGAAGCATTTCGAAGTTATATGAAAAGTGTTGGAAAGAAAGGTAAATTAATAGCATGTTTTGATCCTAGAAATGCAACAATGAGGAGAAGGGTTTTACAGGATCAATTGAGTAAAAGCTTTTTTCATGCGGATAAAGTTTTGTTAGGAAAAGTTCCTCAGGATATGAGAATGGAGAAAAATGAGATTTTAGATGGTCCCTCAGTTGCTAAAGCCTGCGGAGAAAATGCTAGTTATTTTGACGACAATGAAAAATTGCTTGAAACCCTAAAACAACAAGTCAGCCCAGGTGATACAATTGTATTCATGTCGAGTGGATCATTTGATGGAATACCTTATCGCTTTGCGAATGGGCTTTAG
- a CDS encoding rhodanese-like domain-containing protein encodes METVFCLSSTMKEVETRFPFARSLLHSKFHVGGCASCGYESNETIEQVAVKHSKDAHAMVSTLNAGVEDMQKSEITVSEFSEMQKRNAKTLILDVREDWEYEIAKIPNSVLLTEKNFDENVEKSRLVECVIVVCHHGLRSMNATLYLRENGVANARSLQGGIDAYSSKLDNSIPRY; translated from the coding sequence ATGGAAACCGTATTTTGTTTATCCTCCACTATGAAGGAAGTTGAAACCCGATTTCCTTTTGCCCGCTCACTTCTTCATAGCAAATTTCATGTAGGAGGTTGTGCTAGTTGTGGTTATGAGTCTAATGAAACTATAGAGCAAGTGGCTGTCAAACACAGTAAAGATGCGCATGCCATGGTTAGCACTTTAAATGCGGGTGTTGAAGATATGCAAAAATCGGAAATAACAGTATCTGAATTTTCCGAAATGCAAAAAAGAAATGCGAAAACCTTAATTTTAGATGTACGCGAAGACTGGGAATACGAAATTGCCAAAATTCCAAATTCTGTTTTATTGACGGAAAAAAACTTTGACGAAAATGTTGAAAAATCAAGGCTGGTTGAATGTGTAATCGTGGTATGCCACCATGGTCTGCGTTCTATGAATGCAACTCTTTATCTAAGAGAAAATGGTGTCGCAAATGCTAGAAGCTTGCAAGGTGGTATTGATGCTTACAGTTCTAAATTAGACAATTCAATTCCAAGGTATTAG
- a CDS encoding alpha/beta hydrolase has translation MYAIENWISGRLNKIDKAKFEGSGRRHFSLNNLQDVSVSYYEVPLSSGPGTAFLSVPKNMESAQNSLIILMHGLGDDCSYPLLHWIRFLNLSGLSVLSFDWDGHGVDGSSVLDFQQATRSLPLLLQRLFGNESGSGLSAKREGPSCFLMGHSMGASFALIAATRHDVSENIDGVVVVSPALMINTYSKAAGELWNYLYPSAWLKDFLNKFSYYGLDGLFPATGSFKRKSFPLRMRTAVGYADQARNFVNETFEKRRILRDVRVPVLWMHGMKDRIAPYSNVASLMMEIPSAFFAHNDEKRGHLRMAFSDQIPKYCSSFIKQCYDLKNNK, from the coding sequence ATGTATGCAATAGAAAATTGGATCTCCGGTCGCCTTAATAAAATAGATAAAGCAAAATTTGAGGGAAGTGGTCGTAGACATTTTTCGCTTAATAATCTCCAAGATGTCTCCGTATCCTATTACGAAGTCCCCCTATCTTCAGGACCTGGAACGGCTTTTTTATCTGTACCCAAAAATATGGAAAGCGCCCAAAATTCTCTAATTATTCTCATGCATGGCTTGGGAGATGATTGTTCTTACCCATTATTACATTGGATTCGATTTTTAAATTTAAGCGGTCTTTCTGTTTTATCTTTTGATTGGGATGGCCATGGCGTAGATGGTTCATCTGTACTTGATTTTCAACAGGCTACAAGAAGTCTTCCCTTACTCTTACAACGTTTATTTGGCAATGAATCTGGCTCTGGTCTTAGCGCTAAAAGAGAAGGTCCTTCTTGTTTTTTAATGGGTCACTCCATGGGGGCATCCTTCGCTTTAATTGCAGCAACCAGACATGATGTTTCAGAAAATATTGATGGCGTCGTTGTCGTATCACCAGCCTTAATGATAAATACTTATTCAAAAGCGGCCGGTGAACTTTGGAATTATTTATATCCAAGTGCATGGTTAAAAGATTTTTTAAACAAATTTTCTTATTATGGATTAGATGGACTCTTTCCTGCAACAGGATCCTTTAAAAGAAAATCCTTTCCATTAAGAATGAGAACAGCCGTTGGTTATGCTGATCAAGCTCGAAATTTTGTAAACGAAACTTTTGAAAAGAGAAGAATTTTACGTGACGTAAGAGTTCCTGTTTTATGGATGCACGGAATGAAAGATCGAATTGCTCCCTATTCAAATGTGGCATCTCTTATGATGGAAATTCCATCTGCTTTTTTTGCTCATAATGACGAAAAAAGAGGTCATTTAAGAATGGCATTTTCAGATCAAATTCCAAAGTATTGCTCTTCCTTTATAAAGCAATGCTACGATTTAAAAAATAATAAATAA
- a CDS encoding AsmA family protein, which produces MNTKTKWLVGVLGFILFIFLFLLILPFMIDFNKFKPQIQNIVAEKLNAKVNFSSARLTIFTGIGIELKDISLENTDEVFMGTELFKVKNIKFKTEFWPLLKGKFIGNIEINNPEINLMRSAGRNNITSLIKKQALKGNSSIKNDEHKTQEENLTDSKTAPNSGNSFADKILIKSFEVKNATFYVYNVSGPKEQEIAKIKNMNLIISNIGVGKDTKIDFSTDLDIKDNDYSVKGLVSLNFIINTEIDGTEWKSSIFNSNLSFDKLDINYKNAFVKKKSIPFHMTFSGMASPKNIIVENFKLDLQSLDAKAKVNIFGLDKLNSDIQFSLASQNLSELSEILPQHKDMLINATLDLKSKIAGSLLQPETLDIFLDLKSKLSDSDINLTFDAKSVKPLLGSLKVQSQNLYLSKIIKPFMSKSSPPPKNEDNKKTSSNSNSEEHNETEKNSGNINNEEFTLTDKEKKLLAGSDFYTEMNIGKLVYDNIIINNFTLNTKIKNYNATLNKLSMNLFSGSLYTTANADLGVYPVPYYGNLNLNGVKVEEIFKTIKPESQKSPIEGKADIKMNFSARGLTRPSLSKTLNSKGTFLFNDGTLNTKNLVSLAGEQFNKFVKNTSMVGLKIDSDSLKKLSLSDDKSTKKSLKNQRGDFEIKDGKFLLRNTISSEEGLLKLHADIGIDESLSGTAIYIASNKVRDNLTNQSKYAKYFLNEKGEFILDLTLDGTITNPEVGINTSELQKKLVKNASKELTNKLKEEIKKNPEAQKIQEDAKKLLEKNGIDLQKLGF; this is translated from the coding sequence GTGAATACAAAAACAAAGTGGTTAGTTGGTGTATTGGGTTTTATTTTGTTCATTTTCCTTTTTTTATTAATTCTTCCTTTTATGATAGATTTTAACAAATTCAAACCACAAATCCAAAATATAGTTGCTGAAAAACTGAATGCAAAAGTAAATTTCTCTTCTGCAAGATTAACAATTTTTACTGGTATTGGAATTGAGTTAAAAGATATTTCTCTTGAAAATACCGATGAAGTTTTTATGGGAACAGAACTTTTTAAAGTAAAAAATATTAAATTTAAAACTGAATTTTGGCCTTTATTAAAAGGAAAATTTATAGGTAATATTGAAATTAACAACCCAGAAATAAATTTAATGAGGTCTGCTGGAAGAAATAACATTACCTCACTCATTAAAAAGCAAGCTTTAAAAGGAAATAGTTCAATTAAAAATGATGAGCATAAAACTCAAGAAGAGAATTTAACTGATTCTAAAACAGCTCCAAATTCGGGAAATTCTTTTGCAGACAAAATTTTAATTAAATCATTTGAAGTTAAAAATGCAACTTTTTATGTTTATAATGTTTCTGGCCCTAAAGAACAAGAAATTGCAAAAATTAAAAATATGAATCTGATTATTTCTAATATAGGAGTTGGTAAGGATACTAAAATTGATTTTTCAACTGATTTAGACATTAAAGACAACGATTATTCTGTCAAAGGTTTAGTTTCTTTAAACTTCATTATAAATACAGAAATTGATGGAACAGAATGGAAAAGTTCAATTTTTAATAGTAATTTAAGCTTTGATAAACTAGATATAAATTACAAAAACGCTTTTGTTAAAAAGAAATCTATCCCTTTTCACATGACATTTTCTGGAATGGCATCACCAAAAAATATAATTGTAGAAAATTTTAAATTAGATTTACAGTCTCTAGACGCTAAAGCCAAAGTTAATATATTTGGATTAGACAAACTAAATTCAGACATTCAATTTTCCCTAGCCTCTCAAAATCTTTCTGAATTAAGTGAAATTCTACCTCAACACAAAGATATGCTTATTAATGCAACTCTCGATCTAAAATCAAAAATTGCGGGATCTTTATTACAGCCTGAAACGTTAGATATTTTTCTTGATCTAAAATCAAAATTATCCGATTCGGATATTAATTTAACTTTTGACGCAAAATCCGTTAAACCTTTATTAGGATCGTTAAAAGTCCAAAGCCAAAATTTATATTTATCAAAAATTATAAAACCATTTATGTCTAAATCTTCACCTCCTCCTAAAAATGAGGATAATAAAAAAACAAGTTCAAATTCTAATAGCGAAGAGCATAACGAAACTGAAAAAAATTCTGGAAACATAAATAATGAGGAATTTACTTTAACGGATAAAGAAAAAAAGTTACTGGCAGGTTCTGACTTTTACACAGAAATGAATATTGGAAAATTAGTTTATGATAATATTATTATAAATAATTTTACTTTAAATACAAAAATAAAGAATTATAATGCAACGTTAAACAAATTATCTATGAATCTTTTTTCAGGAAGTTTATATACTACTGCAAATGCTGATTTAGGTGTTTATCCTGTTCCTTATTACGGAAATTTAAATTTAAATGGGGTTAAAGTTGAAGAAATTTTTAAAACAATAAAACCAGAATCCCAAAAAAGCCCCATTGAAGGCAAAGCAGATATAAAAATGAACTTTAGTGCGAGGGGACTCACAAGACCATCTCTTTCAAAAACTCTAAACTCTAAAGGAACATTTTTATTTAATGACGGAACCTTAAACACGAAAAACTTGGTTTCGTTAGCAGGTGAGCAATTTAATAAATTTGTTAAAAACACCTCAATGGTTGGCTTAAAAATTGATTCTGATTCTTTAAAAAAACTCAGTCTTTCTGATGACAAAAGTACTAAAAAAAGTTTGAAAAACCAAAGAGGTGATTTTGAAATTAAAGATGGAAAATTTCTATTGAGAAATACCATTTCTAGTGAGGAAGGTCTTTTAAAATTACATGCTGATATAGGCATTGATGAGTCTTTATCTGGAACAGCTATTTATATTGCAAGTAATAAAGTCAGAGATAACTTAACAAACCAAAGTAAATACGCAAAATATTTTCTTAATGAAAAAGGTGAATTTATTTTAGACTTAACTTTAGATGGTACAATTACAAATCCAGAGGTAGGAATTAACACTTCAGAATTGCAAAAAAAATTAGTTAAAAATGCCTCAAAAGAATTAACAAATAAGCTGAAAGAAGAAATCAAAAAGAACCCAGAAGCTCAAAAAATCCAAGAAGATGCTAAAAAACTTCTCGAAAAAAATGGAATAGATTTACAAAAGTTAGGTTTTTAA
- a CDS encoding peptide ABC transporter substrate-binding protein: MFNKIIKNTSMPFILLFIMNGSGFFHKKLYAQKVFQREELIRFSGGKPSTFDPTNVDDKPTTQLLQDLYEGLTRIDKDGKVVLAIASSYKIENNNKTYIFKIRPNAKWSDGSAVTAEHCALSIKRIINPKISTTIGFSAFPIKNSREINQGKLPISKLGVKTLNSDTIVIDLSYPFPHFLELLSGINYVCLNPKSYDAKGNFISENPIISNSAYKIKKIQNEKYIEFEKNPYYYNFDKVKIKDVLYYFTEDMLSQINMYITGQANMTSPNISSDDIPYLTKKSAENNLKSNKTLDVILLTLNTKKKPFKNNLKLRKAISMVIDRSELSTKILSNPKLSIYDLVPNHIEEYKSYIPNWAKKTYEERVIEAKKLFSEAGFSENNKLSIQINYNLHPDNHKIAIAISNMLKNNLGINVILNRQEFKENITKLRKGDFEISLNRWYPKYIDAIEYLGILVSTNQDNYSFMKDPKFDALIEKAGRQTENSKRTFILEQAGKKGLENYTVIPLLDNLSHFLINYDLAGYTGNDPYLKLYSQDLYFKEIIIK; encoded by the coding sequence ATGTTTAATAAAATTATAAAAAATACATCTATGCCTTTTATTCTATTATTCATAATGAACGGATCAGGATTTTTTCATAAAAAATTATATGCTCAAAAGGTTTTTCAAAGAGAAGAGCTTATTCGATTTTCAGGTGGAAAACCCTCAACCTTCGATCCAACTAATGTAGATGATAAACCAACAACTCAATTGCTTCAGGATTTATACGAAGGACTTACTAGAATTGATAAAGATGGTAAAGTTGTTCTAGCTATAGCATCTTCATACAAAATTGAAAATAATAATAAGACTTATATATTTAAAATTCGTCCAAATGCAAAGTGGTCTGATGGCTCAGCCGTTACAGCAGAGCATTGTGCTTTATCAATAAAGCGAATTATCAATCCAAAAATTTCTACTACAATTGGCTTTAGCGCTTTCCCCATAAAGAATAGCAGAGAAATTAACCAAGGTAAATTACCAATTAGTAAATTAGGTGTAAAAACTCTAAACTCAGATACAATTGTAATAGATTTATCTTATCCATTTCCTCATTTTTTAGAGCTATTAAGTGGAATAAATTATGTTTGTCTCAATCCTAAAAGCTATGATGCAAAAGGAAACTTTATTTCAGAGAATCCTATTATTTCAAACTCTGCCTATAAAATAAAAAAAATTCAAAATGAAAAGTATATTGAGTTTGAAAAAAATCCTTATTATTACAATTTTGATAAAGTAAAAATTAAAGATGTTCTATATTATTTTACAGAAGATATGCTTTCTCAAATTAATATGTATATCACAGGACAAGCTAATATGACTTCTCCAAATATTTCTTCAGATGACATTCCTTATTTGACAAAAAAATCTGCTGAAAATAATTTAAAATCAAACAAAACACTAGATGTTATCCTTTTAACTTTAAATACCAAAAAAAAACCATTTAAAAATAATTTAAAACTTCGAAAAGCAATTTCAATGGTCATTGATAGATCTGAACTTTCTACAAAAATATTGTCTAACCCTAAATTATCTATTTATGATTTGGTTCCTAATCACATAGAAGAATACAAATCATATATTCCAAATTGGGCAAAAAAAACATATGAAGAAAGAGTCATAGAAGCTAAAAAGCTTTTTTCTGAAGCAGGTTTTTCTGAAAATAATAAATTATCTATTCAAATTAACTATAATTTACACCCTGATAATCATAAAATTGCAATTGCGATATCAAATATGCTAAAAAATAATTTAGGTATTAATGTCATTTTAAATCGGCAAGAGTTCAAAGAAAATATAACTAAATTAAGGAAAGGAGATTTTGAAATATCTTTAAATCGTTGGTATCCAAAATACATTGATGCCATAGAATATTTAGGTATTTTAGTTTCTACAAACCAAGATAATTACTCTTTTATGAAAGATCCTAAGTTTGATGCTCTTATTGAAAAAGCAGGAAGACAAACTGAAAACTCAAAACGTACATTTATCTTAGAACAAGCTGGTAAAAAAGGACTTGAGAATTATACTGTCATTCCTCTTTTAGATAATTTATCTCATTTTCTTATTAATTATGATTTAGCAGGTTATACAGGAAATGATCCCTACTTAAAACTTTATTCTCAAGATTTATATTTTAAAGAAATAATTATTAAATAG
- a CDS encoding MFS transporter: protein MENKDKAKNIIIASSLGTVFEWYDFYLYGTLAVFFGSLFFPKGNETAGFLASLATFGAGFAVRPFGALLFGRIGDLFGRKYTFLITIIVMGLSTALVGLLPTYEQIGIFAPILLTVLRLSQGLALGGEYGGAATYVAEHAPHEKRGLHTSWIQTTATLGFLLSLIVILACRLSLDENEFKTWGWRVPFLVSIVLLIISVYIRLKLNESPLFLKMKESGTRSKSPLRDSFTKIPNLKLVLLALFGATAGQGVVWYTGQFYALFFLQNTLKIDFKNSYLMIAVSLIIATPFFVIFGKISDKIGRKKVILTGCLLASIAYIPIFKGITHFGNPVLSNAMINFPISIETNKCKENCYQLKEYLSKKGYSFNLNIVETPTDTLSIKIGSNELKSFDTKLLDDALNYAGYPASAKPENINYIGVIVLLSILVIFVAMVYGPIAAFLVELFPTRIRYTSMSFPYHIGNGWFGGFLPLIATSLVLYTGNIYAGLYYPIAIALMSLIIGGIYIKETKDNKMDN, encoded by the coding sequence ATGGAAAATAAGGATAAGGCGAAAAATATTATTATTGCGTCATCGCTTGGCACCGTATTTGAATGGTATGATTTTTATCTTTATGGTACATTAGCCGTTTTTTTTGGTTCTTTATTTTTTCCTAAAGGTAACGAAACAGCTGGATTTTTAGCTAGCCTTGCTACTTTTGGTGCTGGATTTGCAGTTCGTCCTTTTGGTGCTTTATTATTTGGTAGAATTGGGGATCTTTTTGGACGTAAATATACCTTTTTAATAACAATCATTGTGATGGGATTATCTACGGCATTAGTTGGACTTTTGCCAACATATGAACAAATTGGAATTTTTGCTCCTATTTTACTTACTGTATTAAGATTGTCACAGGGCCTTGCTTTAGGAGGAGAATATGGTGGAGCTGCTACTTATGTTGCAGAACATGCACCTCATGAAAAAAGAGGGCTTCATACAAGTTGGATCCAAACAACGGCTACGTTAGGTTTTCTTTTATCCCTAATTGTTATATTAGCTTGCCGTCTTTCTTTGGATGAAAATGAATTTAAAACTTGGGGATGGAGAGTTCCCTTTTTAGTTTCCATCGTTTTATTGATCATTTCTGTATACATAAGATTAAAACTAAATGAATCGCCATTGTTTCTAAAAATGAAAGAATCAGGAACAAGATCTAAATCTCCGCTAAGAGATAGCTTCACCAAAATACCAAATTTGAAATTGGTTTTATTGGCATTATTTGGGGCAACTGCTGGACAAGGTGTTGTTTGGTATACGGGGCAATTTTATGCATTATTTTTTCTTCAAAATACATTAAAGATTGATTTTAAAAATTCTTATTTAATGATTGCTGTTTCATTAATAATTGCGACACCATTTTTTGTTATTTTTGGAAAAATATCTGATAAAATTGGAAGAAAAAAAGTGATTTTAACAGGATGTTTACTTGCCTCAATTGCTTATATTCCTATTTTTAAAGGTATAACCCACTTTGGTAATCCTGTTTTAAGTAACGCAATGATAAATTTTCCAATTTCAATAGAAACAAATAAATGTAAAGAAAATTGTTATCAATTAAAAGAATATTTATCAAAAAAAGGGTATAGTTTTAATTTAAATATTGTTGAAACTCCTACGGATACATTATCAATCAAAATTGGTTCAAATGAGTTAAAATCTTTTGATACAAAATTACTAGATGATGCATTAAATTATGCAGGTTATCCTGCTTCTGCTAAACCAGAAAATATCAATTATATTGGAGTGATTGTATTATTATCAATATTGGTTATTTTTGTTGCTATGGTATATGGACCTATTGCTGCATTTTTGGTTGAATTATTTCCAACTCGAATTAGATATACATCAATGTCGTTTCCTTATCATATAGGCAATGGTTGGTTTGGGGGCTTTTTACCATTGATTGCAACGTCACTTGTTCTTTATACAGGGAATATTTATGCTGGGTTATATTATCCAATTGCAATAGCTTTAATGAGTTTAATAATTGGTGGTATCTATATTAAAGAAACAAAAGATAATAAAATGGATAATTAA
- a CDS encoding substrate-binding periplasmic protein, protein MAIKLLKLASCLLFLHFGLAQAEEQLSEKDSKKNIASFKVCTTGGFIPFSSYSNGGWEGFDIDMMKDFSSYLKSKLEIINYNIDGIIPALNTKKCDMIAAGLTITEERKKSILFSDPYFTSGIVYLFKKNNTLISEIKSPEDLNNPKIKVGVKLGTTNDFYAAKNLNKSIILKFNEYGDVINAVRNNKVDTIIIDLSYGVSIEKKFPGVFDYKNTDSNNEHFGVAGRIKDKVLIKKFNEFLKQWKSSGKYDQTFKKYFN, encoded by the coding sequence ATGGCAATAAAGTTGCTTAAGTTAGCGAGCTGTCTTTTATTTCTTCATTTTGGATTAGCACAAGCTGAAGAACAGCTCTCTGAGAAAGACTCAAAAAAAAATATAGCATCATTTAAGGTTTGTACGACGGGAGGGTTTATCCCTTTTTCTTCCTATTCAAATGGAGGTTGGGAAGGTTTTGATATTGATATGATGAAAGATTTTTCGAGCTATTTAAAATCTAAATTAGAGATTATCAATTATAATATTGATGGGATTATTCCTGCTTTAAATACAAAAAAATGTGATATGATAGCAGCAGGGCTAACTATAACGGAAGAAAGAAAAAAATCCATTCTATTTAGTGATCCTTATTTTACAAGTGGGATTGTTTATTTATTTAAGAAAAATAATACTTTAATATCTGAGATTAAAAGTCCTGAAGATTTAAATAATCCAAAAATCAAAGTTGGTGTAAAATTAGGAACAACAAACGATTTTTATGCTGCAAAAAATTTAAATAAATCAATTATATTAAAATTTAATGAGTATGGTGATGTAATTAATGCCGTTCGAAATAACAAAGTAGATACGATTATAATCGATTTATCCTATGGTGTTTCAATTGAAAAAAAATTTCCAGGAGTATTTGATTATAAAAATACCGATTCAAATAATGAACATTTTGGTGTAGCAGGCAGAATAAAAGATAAAGTTTTAATCAAAAAATTTAATGAGTTCTTAAAACAGTGGAAGTCATCTGGAAAGTATGATCAAACCTTTAAAAAATATTTTAACTAA
- a CDS encoding ArgR family transcriptional regulator, translated as MKIINKNMKTEDDIILEAVKGKIITHQNELVAILKSLNVDIPQSTLSRRLKKLGIAKINNQYTILGTRPRIQSPILSIKVSMPNIIVLHTLPGHANSLAIQLDEKISFESKNSLHDAYSTLCGTIAGDDTVLVLCDGSINGLEKLKKEIEEDFTVDETY; from the coding sequence ATGAAAATTATAAATAAAAATATGAAAACAGAAGACGATATCATATTAGAAGCTGTAAAAGGTAAAATTATCACCCATCAAAATGAGCTTGTTGCCATTCTAAAATCTTTGAATGTTGACATTCCTCAATCCACTCTTTCAAGAAGACTGAAAAAGCTTGGCATAGCTAAAATAAACAATCAATATACTATCCTTGGAACAAGACCTCGAATTCAAAGCCCCATTTTGAGTATTAAAGTTTCTATGCCCAATATCATTGTTTTACATACCCTACCAGGTCATGCCAATTCGCTCGCCATTCAACTTGACGAAAAAATTTCATTTGAATCAAAAAACTCTTTGCATGACGCTTATAGTACTTTATGTGGCACGATCGCTGGTGATGATACTGTCCTTGTACTTTGTGATGGCTCAATAAATGGGTTAGAAAAATTGAAAAAAGAAATAGAAGAAGATTTCACAGTGGACGAAACGTATTAA